From one Tenrec ecaudatus isolate mTenEca1 unplaced genomic scaffold, mTenEca1.hap1 Scaffold_392, whole genome shotgun sequence genomic stretch:
- the LOC142436548 gene encoding thyrotropin-releasing hormone-degrading ectoenzyme-like: MALDGERGEQEEEKEKKKKKKKRRKKKRAEEGAAESRSPSQATMGEAAAAAPRPGGRGPSDPWADSVGVRPRTTERHITVHKRLVLAFAVSLVALLAVTMLAVLLSLRFDECGAPGADGGPAGSPARDRNASLPGAAPRNHPAGEGSAPSEAAGQATPATPSAGPPSEEEREPRRPWTQLRLSGHLKPLHYNLMLTAFMENFTFAGEVNVEIACRNATRYVVLHASQVAEDRVAGAVPVAGFFLYPQTQVLVVVLNRTLDAQRNYNLKIVYNALIENELLGFFRSSYVLHGERRCGCMQDPTPSEEDPGTTPSI; the protein is encoded by the coding sequence ATGGCCCTGGACGGCGAGcggggggagcaggaggaggagaaggaaaagaagaagaagaaaaagaagaggaggaagaagaagagggcagaggagggggccGCGGAGAGCCGCTCACCCTCGCAGGCCACCATGGGggaggccgccgccgccgcgccccgGCCGGGCGGCAGGGGGCCCTCGGACCCGTGGGCGGACTCGGTGGGCGTGCGACCCCGCACCACGGAGCGCCACATCACGGTGCACAAACGGCTCGTGCTGGCCTTCGCCGTGTCCCTCGTGGCGCTGCTCGCCGTCACCATGCTCGCCGTGCTGCTCAGCTTGCGGTTCGACGAGTGCGGCGCGCCCGGCGCCGACGGCGGCCCCGCGGGCTCCCCCGCGCGTGACCGCAACGCCAGCCTCCCGGGAGCCGCCCCGCGCAACCACCCCGCGGGCGAGGGCTCGGCGCCGTCCGAAGCGGCCGGCCAGGCGACGCCGGCGACCCCGTCCGCCGGGCCACCATCGGAGGAGGAGCGCGAGCCGCGGCGCCCCTGGACCCAGTTGCGCTTGTCGGGCCACCTCAAGCCGCTGCACTACAATCTGATGCTCACCGCCTTCATGGAGAACTTCACCTTCGCCGGCGAGGTGAACGTGGAGATAGCGTGCCGGAACGCCACCCGCTACGTCGTGCTGCACGCCTCCCAGGTGGCCGAGGACCGCGTGGCTGGGGCCGTGCCCGTGGCCGGCTTTTTCCTCTACCCACAGACCCAGGTCTTGGTGGTGGTGCTGAACCGGACCTTGGACGCCCAGAGGAATTACAACCTGAAGATCGTCTACAATGCCCTCATTGAAAACGAGCTCCTGGGCTTCTTCCGCAGCTCCTACGTGCTCCACGGGGAGAGAAG